A genome region from Crossiella equi includes the following:
- a CDS encoding SigE family RNA polymerase sigma factor — protein sequence MDHHEEQEFAEYFIARRDAVRRTAYLLCGDWHRADDLAQTAFVALHRRWRKVRDKGALDAYVRRTLVRASIDESRRPWRRERAVEELPETPVSAPEVGDSVATRSALLDGLRRVPPRQRAVLVLRFLEGLDVTATAAALKCTEGTVKSQTARGLDALRDALGDALDDLRSAT from the coding sequence GTGGACCATCACGAGGAGCAGGAGTTCGCCGAGTACTTCATCGCCAGGCGCGATGCGGTGCGACGGACGGCCTACCTGCTCTGCGGCGACTGGCACCGGGCGGATGACCTGGCCCAGACCGCGTTCGTCGCGTTGCACCGGCGCTGGCGCAAGGTCCGGGACAAGGGTGCCCTGGACGCCTATGTCAGACGCACGCTGGTGCGCGCGTCGATCGACGAGTCCCGGCGGCCCTGGCGGCGCGAACGCGCGGTCGAGGAGCTGCCGGAGACCCCGGTGTCCGCACCGGAGGTCGGCGACTCGGTGGCCACCAGGTCGGCTCTGCTCGACGGCCTGCGGCGGGTTCCGCCGCGCCAGCGCGCGGTGCTCGTCCTGAGGTTCCTCGAAGGCTTGGACGTCACGGCCACGGCCGCGGCGCTCAAGTGCACCGAGGGCACCGTGAAGAGCCAGACCGCCCGGGGGCTGGACGCCCTCCGGGACGCACTGGGTGACGCACTGGACGACCTGAGGTCGGCCACATGA